Proteins from one Kazachstania africana CBS 2517 chromosome 1, complete genome genomic window:
- the CLU1 gene encoding translation initiation factor 3 subunit CLU1 (similar to Saccharomyces cerevisiae CLU1 (YMR012W); ancestral locus Anc_2.559), with protein MSENNVHTKVSIKIPQVDGSVGSKKSAAFETLSFQFNKDAKVQTILDVLAVANESKYLTNIELTQNGDVLRDDQLINELVMNKKGDAMEVTANLRPYTTREVLKHTLAVREFTGFTSETEDGLSEFALSTVVKFPFLSLDEIKEKKTEINEEKAKETEAKKHLLNVTDEERDKTVKMIHEVFNSFKNSSVKELFNGEKNLISPCLRSLNISQYNPAPAFYKSKGHLLYLHAVTLEGESVHITAVPSGFYINKSTNIKFDPYPRESEDGAHSNAPIFNSLMSLLSAHSKKFSSHVAQLEAKLAKLESVAYVRPQTCHLHKPWIISSNQAQNADFSRLQNKLIGNAINPERNFNDEFQAIKDFPNATISTRIESERILAKIIHEFSVSATNGAMDIFYKNFIAMNPEASEKEQIFLKNNIFYSFVSDVSGVYESKGGDEAARVAANQDLLTINVLNRVGLKDVRHVLTTIIDFGGKRLLAQTPVPGLLGNMGVETTQSEKAGEEIVKDLDNDVNVKYGFDETCKKVLKDEAFDDILSKEFSKVFHLKKADDNDVWFSSSSKGIIGFDKRKYVLDLADTYPIDINFARENYDSKSDDDNRYPHRHTLLRPELVEKWWTEKVEAEEGLTTNDAYDQRKFTYNPDAYHIEGVEDNTVEELSSYLNDEVIPNLVNDFALGNLSPPYTGSHLKDILHKSGINLRYLGKIVKLANDKLTGQIMKHEQKLNDVVVKNREHDAWEAAYLLKIESLIKERQAKINQYIQEGKDVPKELTEDLKLDESEIKKPTNEEPVLVSRDELLPFIKIAEIEIVSRSIKHILRSYAKSLPVSAVPSLVAYVFNLLFGTKYCDTPRPESIDHLFSVESFQFSTLTRMDLLNAISKEASVRFCHELSVSSIEQCTESPFILIKEIANKFGVQLLNKNYFFTVEEFEDYKLSQDKKVRNKLVAPTYTFSKEDIIIRPLVKSSSFSSITSEDFWTQGTSLLGEEGKQSEAITLMAQSLAILEDVKGIVHTDVAERYLRLATVYSKINLIPEAIAFCRKACTIYERTCGIDSFEMLRALNNLALLELTNESPYNATLIYNKIIEVMSVFNLPKFHHPSASNVYNNLEQISLGIDNVKLTIDVLNQLGAFIAELDGDKNIAYGYNESRLGNLYATVKDYRSAIQHIAKAENIFTTELGSNHTMTQTAKQWSNGLGNLIKEMHQKKQLQQDQMSAGKTVAAQSSNTSGQRRKSHSSKKEAVPNPELAGKSVDELLTFIEGDEKKSKSSKGKKKNSKK; from the coding sequence ATGAGTGAGAATAACGTTCATACAAAGGTATCAATAAAGATACCTCAAGTTGATGGCAGCGTAGGTTCCAAAAAGTCTGCAGCTTTTGAAACTTTGTCATTTCAATTCAACAAAGATGCAAAGGTACAAACCATTCTAGATGTTTTAGCTGTCGctaatgaatcaaaatatctGACGAACATTGAATTAACCCAAAATGGCGATGTCTTAAGGGATGATCAACTTATCAACGAGTTGGTCATGAATAAAAAAGGCGATGCTATGGAAGTTACAGCAAATTTGAGACCATATACCACAAGAGAGGTATTGAAACACACCTTAGCTGTACGTGAATTTACTGGTTTTACTTCTGAAACTGAAGATGGACTATCTGAATTTGCCCTTTCTACAGTCGTCAAGTTCCCATTCCTTTCTcttgatgaaatcaaagaaaagaagactGAAATCAATGAAGAGAAAGCAAAGGAAACTGAAGCCAAGAAACACTTATTGAATGTtactgatgaagaaagagataAAACAGTCAAGATGATTCATGAAGTgtttaattctttcaagaatTCTTCTGTTAAGgaacttttcaatggtgaaaaaaatttgatttcaccTTGTCTTCGTTCTTTGAACATATCCCAATATAATCCTGCGCCTGCTTTCTATAAATCTAAAGGACATCTTCTATATTTACATGCTGTTACATTAGAGGGAGAAAGCGTCCATATCACTGCAGTTCCTTCTGGTTTCTATATCAATAAGTCAACCAACATAAAGTTTGATCCATACCCAAGAGAATCAGAAGATGGCGCCCATTCAAATGCTCCAATATTTAACAGTCTTATGAGCTTATTAAGTGCTCATTCTAAGAAATTCTCTTCACATGTTGCACAACTAGAGGCAAAACTAGCAAAACTAGAATCTGTTGCATATGTGAGACCACAGACATGCCACTTACATAAACCGTGGATAATCTCCTCTAATCAAGCCCAAAATGCTGACTTTTCACGTTTgcaaaataaattgataGGTAATGCTATCAATCCAGAAAGAAActtcaatgatgaattCCAGGCCATCAAGGACTTTCCAAATGCTACTATATCAACTCGTATTGAATCTGAAAGAATCTTAGCCAAAATTATTCATGAATTCTCTGTCTCAGCTACTAATGGAGCTATGGATATTTTCTATAAGAACTTTATTGCCATGAACCCAGAGGCCTCAGAGAAAGagcaaattttcttgaaaaataacaTTTTCTACTCTTTTGTAAGTGATGTCAGTGGTGTATATGAATCTAAGGGTGGCGATGAAGCCGCCAGAGTTGCTGCTAATCAGGATTTGCTGACTATCAATGTTTTGAACAGAGTTGGCCTAAAAGATGTTAGACATGTTTTAACAACCATTATTGACTTCGGTGGTAAGAGATTATTAGCTCAAACCCCGGTTCCAGGTTTATTGGGAAACATGGGTGTTGAAACTACTCAAAGTGAGAAGGCAGGTGAAGAAATTGTGAAAGATTTGGATAACGATGTAAACGTAAAGTATGGTTTCGATGAAACCTGCAAAAAAGTATTAAAAGATGAGGCGTTTGATGACATTTTGAGTAAAGAATTTTCCAAGGTCTTccatttgaagaaagctGACGATAATGATGTTtggttttcttcttcatctaagGGAATCATTGGTTTTGATAAAAGGAAGTACGTCTTAGACCTAGCCGACACATACCCAATTGATATTAATTTTGCTAGGGAAAACTATGACAGCAAATCCGACGATGATAACCGTTATCCTCATAGACATACTTTACTACGTCCAGAGttagttgaaaaatggtggactgaaaaagttgaagCTGAAGAAGGTTTAACCACCAACGACGCTTACGACCAAAGAAAGTTCACTTATAACCCAGATGCATACCACATTGAGGGCGTTGAAGATAACACTGTTGAAGAACTTTCCTCATACTTAAATGATGAGGTTATCCCTAACCTGGTCAATGACTTTGCCCTTGGAAATCTTTCTCCACCATACACAGGATCTCATTTAAAGGACATTCTGCACAAGAGTGGTATCAACTTACGTTACTTAGGTAAAATTGTTAAATTAGCCAACGACAAACTGACTGGCCAGATAATGAAACACgaacaaaaattaaatgatgTTGTTGTGAAGAATAGGGAACACGATGCATGGGAGGCAGCTTACTtgttgaaaattgaaagtttgattaaagaaagacaagcaaagataaatcaatatattcaagaagGGAAAGACGTTCCAAAAGAGTTAACTGAAGATTTAAAGCTTGATGAAAGTGAAATCAAGAAGCCAACAAATGAAGAACCAGTTTTAGTCTCCAGGGATGAACTGTTGCCGTTCATAAAAATtgctgaaattgaaatcgtTTCTCGTTCGATCAAACACATATTGAGATCTTACGCAAAATCCTTACCAGTTTCCGCTGTCCCATCCTTGGTTGCATATGTTTTCAACTTGTTATTTGGTACTAAGTATTGCGATACACCAAGACCTGAATCTATTGATCACCTCTTTTCAGTGGAATCATTCCAGTTCTCAACATTAACACGTAtggatttattgaatgctATTTCCAAAGAAGCTTCTGTCCGCTTCTGTCACGAGTTAAGTGTTTCATCTATTGAACAATGTACTGAGAGTCCTTTCATTttaatcaaagaaattgcTAATAAGTTTGGTGTccaattattgaataaaaacTACTTTTTCACAGTGGAAGAATTCGAAGATTATAAGTTATCCCAAGATAAGAAAGTCAGAAACAAATTGGTAGCTCCAACTTATACCTTCTCTAAGGaagatattattattagacCGCTTGTTAAGTCATCTAGTTTCTCTTCCATCACAAGTGAAGATTTCTGGACTCAAGGTACTTCATTGCTAGGAGAAGAAGGTAAACAAAGCGAAGCCATAACTTTAATGGCCCAATCTCTTGCCATTTTAGAAGACGTTAAGGGGATTGTTCATACTGATGTAGCTGAAAGATATCTAAGATTGGCTACTGTTTACAGTAAGATCAATCTAATTCCTGAAGCAATTGCCTTCTGCCGTAAAGCTTGTACCATCTATGAAAGAACATGTGGTATCGACTCTTTTGAGATGCTGAGAGCTTTGAACAACTTAGCATTACTTGAATTGACGAATGAAAGTCCATACAATGCTACCCTCATTTACAACAAGATTATCGAAGTCATGTCTGTCTTTAACTTACCAAAATTCCATCATCCAAGCGCTTCAAATGTTTACAACAACTTGGAACAAATATCCTTGGGTATTGATAACGTCAAATTGACTATCGACGTGCTGAACCAGCTTGGTGCCTTCATTGCTGAACTGGATGGTGACAAGAACATAGCCTATGGTTACAACGAATCACGTTTAGGTAACTTATATGCTACAGTCAAGGACTACCGGTCAGCTATACAACACATTGCCAAGgcagaaaatattttcactACGGAATTAGGTTCTAACCATACCATGACACAGACTGCCAAACAGTGGAGCAATGGTCTCGgtaatttgatcaaagaaATGCACCAAAAGAAGCAACTTCAACAAGATCAAATGTCTGCCGGTAAAACTGTTGCAGCCCAATCTAGCAACACATCTGGCCAACGTAGAAAGTCACATTCTTCCAAAAAAGAGGCAGTCCCAAATCCAGAATTAGCCGGTAAATCTGTTGATGAGTTGTTAACTTTTATTGAGGGTGATGAAAAGAAGTCAAAGTCCTCAAAagggaagaaaaaaaacagtaagaaatga
- the SEC59 gene encoding dolichol kinase (similar to Saccharomyces cerevisiae SEC59 (YMR013C); ancestral locus Anc_2.560), with protein sequence MSKTNSIVDTEPVNTKAILDEKSKNMNKLHEGTRLKRNFSLKYSEKFVQTIILLLTVYMVGVKFNTISTYNDIFTTVTKLFVFFFAQIFKNFSIEEGIDTLPPFEIIYSFYLPFMLSLLLDENLVYINTILSFNVIENVNYVTRFLLQALLILFLKSDPIESIAAIFINMGFAWFLEKIGELKSLDNIDCNLFSILLTNILFLIGCPDSIPFQILKGTVIAFLITITINYWISFPLKKYVKNQHLKSMALLSNFVITFPFLTDMIIILPNSAKEQPVKWLFNYIFESRCRQIILLTWLSFLLILIPNILMFHSNFSLNTSRKVWHFIILLLILKPFKIDQQFIKIALSGTIPLFLSVEYLRYLKLEPIGKYLDSRLRSFSDFRDDKGPIIISYIYLIIGISFPLLVANSPVGLISLGIGDSMASIIGGRYGKLKWKGTSKTVEGTIAFVLSTSCVSAIAKYYMNYFEDLSWIGVFTLCLLSGLLEGNSILNDNIMIPAFMLICEKLLITS encoded by the coding sequence ATGTCGAAAACTAATTCCATAGTGGACACAGAACCAGTCAATACAAAAGCCATATTAGATGAGAAAAGCAAAAATATGAACAAGCTACATGAGGGTACTAGATTAAAACGTAATTTctcattgaaatattctgaaaaattcgtACAAACAATTATACTACTGCTCACAGTTTATATGGTTGGTGTCAAATTCAACACTATAAGCACATACAATGACATTTTCACCACTGTTACGAAACTTTTTGTATTCTTTTTTGCACAAATATTTaagaatttttccattGAAGAAGGTATTGACACATTACCTCCTTTTGAAAtcatatattcattttacTTACCATTTATGCTTTCACTACTACTCGATGAGAATCTAGTCTATATCAATACGATACtatctttcaatgtcaTAGAAAATGTTAATTATGTGACAAGATTTTTGTTGCAGGCTTTACTGATTCTCTTTTTAAAGAGCGATCCGATTGAATCAATAGCTGCAATCTTTATAAACATGGGATTTGCTTGGtttttagaaaaaattggcGAATTAAAAAGTTTAGATAATATTGATTGTAACCTATTTAGTATCCTTCTGacgaatattttatttttgattggTTGTCCTGATTCAATCCCtttccaaattttgaaggGCACTGTCATTGCATTTTTGATAACTATAACAATCAATTACTGGATCTCATTcccattgaaaaaatatgttaAAAACCaacatttgaaatcaatggCCCTATTGTCTAATTTTGTGATAACATTCCCATTCTTAACTGATATGATTATAATTCTACCAAATTCTGCCAAAGAACAACCAGTAAAATGGCTCTTTAATTACATTTTCGAATCTAGATGTCGCCAAATTATCTTACTAACTTGGCTCTCCTTTCTACTAATTTTAATACCCAATATATTAATGTTTCACTCAAATTTCTCATTGAATACTTCGCGTAAGGTTTGGCATTTCATAATCCTACtgttgattttgaaaccattcaaaattgatcaacaattcatcaaaattgcATTGTCAGGAACTATCCCACTCTTTCTATCAGTAGAATATTTGAGGTATTTAAAATTGGAACCAATCGGTAAATATTTAGATTCTAGACTAAgatcattttcagattttaGAGACGATAAAGGACCCATTATTATCTCCTATATTTATCTAATAATTGGTATATCTTTCCCACTTCTTGTTGCAAATTCGCCAGTAGGTTTGATTAGTTTAGGTATTGGAGATTCAATGGCATCTATCATTGGTGGTAGATACGGAAAATTAAAATGGAAAGGAACATCTAAGACTGTAGAAGGTACCATAGCCTTTGTTCTTTCTACTTCATGTGTATCTGCTATTGCCAAGTATTACATGAActattttgaagatttatcCTGGATCGGTGTCTTCACACTTTGTCTATTGTCAGGTCTTTTAGAGGGCAATAGTATTCTTAATGACAATATTATGATTCCTGCATTCATGTTAATAtgtgaaaaattattgataactagttaa
- the BUD22 gene encoding Bud22p (similar to Saccharomyces cerevisiae BUD22 (YMR014W); ancestral locus Anc_2.561) has product MPKENLLYKLDNLEYQYHYLNNTVSDFKPRLNQTKKVYNAIGKKNAKRIKSQLESLNEEDILKQLQQVKTTIFNGKIYTVEKHLKVLISKDAKLKDEKIKSDICKVCNSIAEFIELIVISKIIKIANKKIVTDKDNVPEWFKDHDYYRANVEKDHKYNPSRIWNDAVLKIDGGVKLIGVLWNSNSKKVKEILNSFENGMDVFLNINFDKKKQVSQKKEPGMKEKMASKGSTEANGSDMEEEEHASGSFSDNEGETEIDEEAILKQYEGMLAASDDESGGDKEIGALDPDINYNEVTDEEPSEEEEEEEEEEDDEDDEDDEPSSKKPKLPELMAGYYSGDDSDSDEIEDKIAREQASNAPKRKNRRGQRARRKIWEQKYGKGAKHIQREFEKKMEEREQRQKEYEERVAKRAVKAALRDKENANLTPLGERKPRETAETKPAKVHEEHPSWVAKRIEEEKLKNAKFKGKKITFD; this is encoded by the coding sequence ATGCCTAAGGAGAACCTGCTGTATAAATTAGATAATCTCGAATATCAGTATCATTACTTAAACAATACGGTCTCCGATTTTAAACCGCGATTGAATCAAACTAAAAAAGTTTACAATGCTATAGGTAAGAAAAATGCCAAGCGTATAAAATCACAGCTGGAATCTttgaatgaagaagacATTCTTAAACAATTACAACAAGTTAAGACAACgattttcaatggtaaGATATATACTGTTGAGAAGCATTTGAAGGTGTTGATATCAAAGGACGCAAAATTAAAAGACGAAAAGATCAAATCGGATATCTGCAAAGTCTGTAATTCAATTGctgaatttattgaattgatagttatttccaaaataatcaagattgctaataaaaaaattgtgaCGGATAAAGATAATGTTCCAGAATGGTTTAAGGATCATGACTACTATAGAGCTAATGTAGAAAAAGATCATAAATACAATCCTAGTAGAATTTGGAATGATGCCGTTTTGAAGATAGATGGTGGTGTCAAATTAATAGGTGTCCTATGGAACAGCAATAGTAAAAAAGTCAAAGAGATTCTAAAcagttttgaaaatggtatGGATGTCTTCTTAAATATCAACTTTGATAAGAAAAAGCAAGTTTCTCAGAAAAAAGAACCTGGcatgaaagaaaagatggCATCCAAAGGATCTACAGAAGCAAATGGCTCCGatatggaagaagaagaacatgCTAGTGGAAGTTTTAGTGATAATGAAGGCGAAAcagaaattgatgaagaagcgATTTTAAAACAATATGAGGGTATGTTAGCCGCCtctgatgatgaaagtgGTGGCGATAAGGAAATAGGCGCGTTAGACCCAGATATCAATTACAATGAGGTTACAGACGAAGAACcaagtgaagaagaagaagaagaagaagaagaagaagatgatgaggatgacgaagatgatGAGCCATCTTCGAAAAAGCCTAAACTTCCGGAATTAATGGCTGGTTATTACAGTGGTGATGATTCAGACTCTGATGAAATAGAAGACAAGATTGCCAGAGAACAGGCATCTAATGCAccaaagagaaagaatAGACGTGGTCAACGtgcaagaagaaagatatGGGAACAGAAATATGGTAAAGGTGCCAAACATATTCAGAGGGAATTTGAGaagaaaatggaagaaaGAGAACAGAGACAAAAGGAATACGAAGAGAGAGTTGCAAAACGTGCTGTTAAGGCTGCTTTACGTGATAAGGAGAACGCCAATCTAACGCCATTAGGCGAGAGGAAACCAAGAGAAACCGCTGAAACTAAGCCCGCAAAGGTTCACGAAGAGCATCCATCTTGGGTAGCGAAgagaattgaagaagaaaaattgaagaatgcGAAATTCAAAGGTAAAAAGATTACATTCGATTAA
- the ERG5 gene encoding C-22 sterol desaturase (similar to Saccharomyces cerevisiae ERG5 (YMR015C); ancestral locus Anc_2.562) produces the protein MNSAIYNVTDTSLTNSVLDSIESISYWKLFVTFICLVLVYDQISYIQKKGSISGPRFKIYPIIGPFLESLDPKFEEYKAKWDSGALSCVSIFHKFVIISSTRDISRKIFQATKYVKPCVVDVAVKILRPENWVFLDGKAHTDYRKSLNGLFTRTALAQYLPSLETVIDKYLEKYIEYSEQHNYEPTIFFHEMREMLCAISLRAFCGTYITEEQVRKVADDYYLVTAALELVNFPIIIPYTKTWYGKRTADMTMKIFENCAQRAKDHIAAGGEPICVMDAWCKLMMDAKNKDDEDSRLLHREFSNKEISEAIFTMLFASQDASSSLACWLFQIVADRPDILAKVREEQLRVRNGDPYKRVSMDMINEMKYTDMVIKECLRYRPPVLMVPYVVKEKFPVTPNYTAPKGSMLIPTLYPSLHDPEVYENPDEFIPERWVEGSKASEGKKNWLVFGCGPHVCLGRTYVMIVFAALLGKFALFTDFEHKVTPLSEKIKVFATIFPKDDLLMTFKRRDPLGKVIK, from the coding sequence ATGAATTCAGCTATCTATAACGTTACTGACACTTCGCTAACGAATTCTGTACTGGATTCAATTGAATCTATATCATACTGGAAACTTTTTGTCACATTTATATGTCTAGTATTAGTATATGATCAAATTTCATacattcaaaagaaagGCTCCATTTCAGGCCCACGTTTTAAAATTTACCCAATTATTGGTCCATTCTTAGAATCTTTAGAcccaaaatttgaagaatataaGGCAAAATGGGATTCTGGTGCTTTATCATGTGTCTCAATCTTTCATAAATTCGTTATCATCTCATCAACAAGAGATATAtcgagaaaaatttttcaagctACTAAATACGTTAAACCTTGTGTCGTTGACGTTGCcgtcaaaattttaagacCTGAAAATTGGGTCTTCCTCGACGGTAAAGCTCACACAGACTATAGAAAATCATTGAATGGGTTATTTACAAGAACTGCATTGGCTCAATATTTACCATCCTTGGAGACAGTCATTgacaaatatttggaaaaatatattgaatattcaGAGCAACACAATTATGAACCCACTATCTTCTTCCATGAAATGAGAGAAATGCTTTGTGCAATTTCCTTAAGAGCATTCTGTGGTACTTATATCACAGAGGAGCAAGTGAGAAAGGTAGCTGATGACTATTATTTAGTCACTGCAGCATTGGAATTAGTTAATTTCCCAATAATTATTCCTTATACAAAGACGTGGTACGGCAAAAGAACCGCTGATAtgacaatgaaaattttcgaaaactGTGCTCAACGTGCAAAAGATCATATTGCCGCAGGAGGAGAACCAATTTGTGTCATGGATGCCTGGTGTAAATTAATGATGGAtgcaaaaaataaagatgatgaagattcaAGGCTACTACACAGAGAATTCTcgaataaagaaatttctgaaGCAATCTTCACCATGTTATTTGCATCTCAAGATGCATCCTCCTCATTAGCTTGTTGGTTATTCCAAATTGTTGCTGACCGTCCAGACATTTTGGCTAAGGTTAGAGAAGAACAACTCAGAGTTCGTAATGGTGATCCATATAAGAGAGTCTCAATGGATATgattaatgaaatgaaatataCTGATATGGTCATCAAAGAATGTTTGCGTTACAGACCTCCTGTCTTAATGGTCCCTTACGTcgtaaaagaaaaatttcctGTCACTCCAAATTATACAGCTCCAAAAGGCTCAATGTTAATTCCAACATTATATCCTTCATTACATGATCCTGAAGTTTACGAAAATCCAGATGAATTTATTCCAGAAAGATGGGTAGAGGGTTCCAAGGCTAGTGAGGGAAAGAAGAACTGGCTAGTTTTTGGTTGTGGTCCACATGTTTGTCTCGGCAGAACATATGTGATGATAGTATTTGCTGCTTTATTGGGTAAGTTTGCACTTTTCACAGATTTTGAGCATAAAGTCACCCCCTTAAGTGAAAAGATTAAGGTCTTTGCTACTATTTTCCCaaaagatgatttattgatgaCTTTCAAGAGAAGAGATCCCTTAGGCAAAGtcattaaatga